Proteins from a single region of Actinomycetes bacterium:
- a CDS encoding FadR/GntR family transcriptional regulator translates to MAVTDEAIGKIKGMIVSGELRPGDRLPKEADLAERLGLSRSSLREAVKALSLIRVLDVRQGDGTYVTSLEPGLLLEGVGIAVELLQGETLLEITEVRRLFEPVATGLAATRISADQLTEVKGHLDAMRESSGDVEGLIRYDAAFHRAVIAATGNRTLTTLLERISSQTLRARSWRGLVDANAAGRTLAEHETIYAALAAGDSALAQAAALLHVGSTEMWLRPLLTGGEPGTGATDLSDPPAEPISGETDAVPAARA, encoded by the coding sequence ATGGCGGTCACCGACGAAGCCATCGGCAAGATAAAAGGCATGATCGTGTCGGGCGAGCTGCGGCCCGGTGATCGGCTGCCGAAAGAGGCCGACCTGGCCGAGCGGCTCGGCCTGTCCCGCAGCTCGTTGCGGGAGGCGGTCAAGGCCCTGTCGCTCATTCGTGTGCTCGACGTGCGGCAGGGCGACGGCACCTACGTCACCAGCCTCGAGCCGGGGTTGCTCCTTGAAGGCGTCGGTATCGCCGTCGAGCTGCTGCAGGGCGAGACACTCCTGGAGATCACCGAGGTGCGCCGGCTGTTCGAGCCCGTCGCCACGGGGCTGGCCGCCACCAGGATCTCCGCGGACCAGCTCACCGAGGTCAAGGGACACCTCGACGCCATGCGGGAGTCCTCCGGCGACGTCGAGGGCCTGATCCGGTACGACGCGGCCTTCCACCGAGCCGTCATCGCGGCCACCGGCAACCGGACCCTGACAACCCTGCTCGAGCGCATCTCCAGCCAGACCCTGCGCGCCCGCAGCTGGCGCGGACTCGTCGACGCCAACGCCGCGGGCCGCACCCTGGCCGAGCACGAGACGATCTACGCCGCCCTTGCCGCCGGTGACTCGGCCCTGGCCCAGGCCGCGGCGCTCCTGCACGTCGGCAGCACCGAGATGTGGCTACGCCCCCTCTTGACGGGCGGCGAGCCCGGCACCGGCGCCACCGACCTGTCCGACCCGCCAGCCGAACCCATTTCCGGGGAGACCGATGCGGTTCCCGCGGCCAGGGCCTGA
- a CDS encoding amidohydrolase family protein: protein MPFPRPGAEGAERPARVDAHQHVWDLSVRDQPWLTEAGMAPIHRSFAMADLVPAAAVARVTRTILVQVLPDLRETTEFLALAADSDLIGGVVGWMDLTRPDVAELLAALRALPGGDRLVGVRHLVQSEPDPGWLVRADVRRGLRAVGAAGLCYDLLTLPRQLPAAVDAARALPETTFVLDHLSKPPIASGALEPWATRIRELAAEPNVSCKLSGMVTEADRASWTVAALRPYADTAVEAFGPGRVMFGSDWPVCLLAASYAEVVAAADELLAGLAPAEQDEVFGGTAARVYRLAESGGR from the coding sequence ATGCCGTTCCCGCGGCCAGGGGCTGAGGGCGCTGAGCGACCCGCGAGGGTCGACGCCCACCAGCACGTCTGGGACCTGAGCGTCCGGGACCAGCCCTGGCTCACCGAGGCGGGGATGGCCCCCATCCACCGCAGCTTCGCCATGGCCGACCTCGTCCCGGCGGCCGCGGTGGCCAGGGTGACGCGCACGATCCTGGTCCAGGTCCTCCCCGATCTGCGGGAGACGACGGAGTTCCTTGCCCTGGCGGCGGACTCGGACCTGATCGGCGGGGTGGTCGGTTGGATGGACCTCACCCGGCCGGACGTCGCCGAGCTGCTGGCGGCGCTGCGTGCGCTGCCAGGTGGCGACCGTCTGGTCGGTGTGCGCCACCTCGTGCAGAGCGAACCGGACCCTGGCTGGCTCGTGCGGGCGGACGTACGCCGCGGGCTGCGCGCCGTGGGTGCTGCGGGACTCTGCTACGACCTGCTCACGCTGCCGCGCCAGCTGCCCGCCGCCGTCGATGCCGCGCGGGCACTGCCCGAGACGACCTTCGTGCTCGACCACCTGTCCAAGCCGCCGATCGCCTCGGGGGCGCTGGAGCCATGGGCGACCCGGATCCGGGAGCTGGCCGCCGAGCCCAACGTCTCCTGCAAGCTCTCCGGCATGGTCACCGAGGCGGACCGGGCGTCCTGGACGGTGGCGGCGCTGCGGCCGTACGCCGACACGGCGGTCGAGGCGTTCGGTCCAGGACGGGTCATGTTCGGCTCCGACTGGCCGGTGTGCCTGCTCGCCGCGTCCTACGCCGAGGTCGTCGCGGCCGCCGACGAGCTGCTGGCCGGCCTGGCACCGGCCGAGCAGGACGAGGTGTTCGGCGGTACCGCCGCCCGGGTGTATCGGCTGGCCGAGAGCGGGGGGCGCTGA
- the ggt gene encoding gamma-glutamyltransferase, producing the protein MPRRLLALLAATVLAFTLAPATVLAGSRAGQAAPTAEKRPTATGTGGAIATVDLDASKAGLGVLRRGGNAVDAAVAAAAILGVTEPYSAGIGGGGYMVVYLARERRVVTIDGRETAPARFREDSFVDPATGQPIPFAERVTSGLGVGVPGTPGTWRDALARYGTITLGEALAPAIQVAERGFVVDQTFRDQTLANLDRFRAVTPTRELFLTPGGDAPAVGSTFRNPDLAATYRLLAAKGLAPFYQGRIGHAIVDTVQHPPVAPGATLNVRPGLMALADLADYRTIARAPTRVAYRGREVYGMAPSSSGGTIVGEALNILEGFPLGAEPRALALHHYLEASRLAFADRNRWIGDPAYVRVPLRGLLAQGFAEERRCLIGPRAAASPVPPGDPFPPFDRDCRATGTGASGQASGPSTTHLTVADRWGNVVAYTLTIEQTGGSALTVPGYGFLLNNELTDFNPVPLFPGVPDPNLPAPGKRPRSSMSPTIVLDHGRPVLAVGSPGGASIITTVLQILVNRFDFGMSLPEAIAAPRASQRNADPGQAEPAFLATPEAVALQALGQRLGSVAELGAAAGVAFLPGGLLQAAAEPARRGGGSALVVHPR; encoded by the coding sequence ATGCCGCGACGACTGCTCGCCCTGCTGGCCGCCACCGTCCTCGCCTTCACGCTGGCGCCGGCCACCGTCCTGGCCGGGTCGCGCGCCGGCCAGGCCGCCCCCACCGCCGAGAAGCGGCCGACCGCCACCGGCACCGGCGGGGCGATCGCCACCGTCGATCTCGACGCGTCCAAGGCTGGGCTGGGCGTGCTGCGCCGGGGCGGCAACGCGGTCGACGCGGCCGTGGCCGCGGCGGCCATCCTGGGCGTGACCGAGCCCTACTCGGCCGGCATCGGCGGGGGCGGCTACATGGTCGTCTACCTGGCCCGCGAGCGCCGGGTGGTCACCATCGACGGGCGCGAGACCGCGCCGGCCCGCTTCCGGGAGGACAGCTTCGTCGACCCGGCCACCGGCCAGCCGATCCCGTTCGCCGAGCGGGTCACCTCGGGGCTCGGCGTCGGCGTGCCCGGGACCCCGGGCACCTGGCGGGACGCGCTGGCCCGGTACGGGACGATCACCCTGGGCGAGGCGCTCGCCCCCGCCATCCAGGTGGCCGAGCGCGGCTTCGTGGTCGACCAGACCTTCCGCGACCAGACCCTGGCCAACCTCGACCGCTTCCGGGCGGTCACACCGACCCGGGAGCTGTTCCTCACCCCGGGAGGAGACGCGCCCGCGGTCGGGTCCACGTTCCGCAACCCCGACCTGGCCGCCACCTACCGGCTCCTCGCCGCCAAGGGCCTGGCCCCGTTCTACCAGGGCCGGATCGGCCACGCGATCGTGGACACGGTGCAGCACCCGCCAGTCGCGCCCGGCGCCACCCTGAACGTCCGGCCCGGCCTGATGGCCCTGGCCGACCTGGCCGACTACCGCACGATCGCACGCGCGCCGACCCGGGTCGCCTACCGGGGCCGCGAGGTCTACGGCATGGCGCCCTCCTCGAGCGGCGGCACCATCGTGGGCGAGGCGCTCAACATCCTGGAGGGCTTCCCGCTCGGTGCCGAGCCGCGGGCGCTCGCGCTGCACCACTACCTGGAGGCGTCCCGGCTCGCCTTCGCCGACCGCAACCGCTGGATCGGCGACCCCGCCTACGTGCGCGTGCCCCTGCGCGGGCTGCTCGCCCAGGGGTTCGCCGAGGAACGCCGTTGCCTGATCGGCCCGCGCGCGGCGGCTAGCCCGGTCCCGCCCGGCGACCCGTTCCCGCCGTTCGACCGGGACTGCCGCGCGACCGGGACCGGGGCGAGCGGCCAGGCCAGCGGGCCGAGCACCACCCACCTCACGGTTGCCGACCGCTGGGGGAACGTGGTCGCCTACACGCTCACGATCGAGCAGACCGGGGGCAGCGCCCTCACCGTGCCTGGCTATGGCTTCCTGCTCAACAACGAGCTGACCGACTTCAACCCGGTGCCCCTGTTCCCAGGCGTGCCCGACCCCAACCTGCCCGCCCCCGGAAAGCGGCCCCGCAGCTCGATGAGCCCGACGATCGTGCTCGACCACGGCCGGCCCGTGCTGGCGGTCGGCTCCCCGGGAGGGGCCTCGATCATCACCACCGTGCTGCAGATCCTGGTCAACCGGTTCGACTTCGGGATGAGCCTGCCCGAGGCGATCGCCGCGCCCAGGGCGTCCCAGCGCAACGCCGACCCCGGCCAGGCCGAGCCGGCGTTCCTGGCCACCCCCGAGGCGGTCGCGCTCCAGGCCCTCGGCCAGAGGCTCGGCTCCGTCGCCGAGCTCGGGGCGGCCGCCGGGGTCGCCTTCCTGCCCGGCGGCCTGCTCCAGGCCGCGGCGGAGCCGGCCCGCCGCGGGGGCGGCAGCGCCCTGGTCGTCCACCCCCGCTGA
- a CDS encoding PadR family transcriptional regulator: protein MPDRPLNATAASLLGFLHQGPMTGWDLVATTQAAIGDFWSLSQSQVYRELAAMADAGLVTAGERGPRERQPYAITDAGRAAFAAWVDREPGPESIRYPLLLTIAFGRHLRPERLAAFVHGHRAEHAERLARYEQLHEAARAAGGQPDPYAMATLDFGLAYERAVLAWFDQLPPAIRGDGR, encoded by the coding sequence ATGCCCGACCGTCCGCTCAACGCCACTGCGGCGTCCCTGCTCGGCTTCTTGCACCAGGGGCCGATGACCGGCTGGGACCTGGTCGCCACCACCCAGGCGGCGATCGGCGACTTCTGGTCGCTCAGCCAGAGCCAGGTGTACCGGGAGCTCGCCGCGATGGCCGACGCCGGCCTGGTCACGGCCGGTGAGCGCGGCCCGCGCGAGCGCCAGCCCTACGCCATCACCGACGCGGGACGGGCCGCGTTCGCCGCCTGGGTCGACCGCGAGCCCGGCCCGGAGAGTATCCGCTACCCGCTGCTGCTGACGATCGCGTTCGGCCGGCACCTCCGGCCCGAACGACTGGCCGCCTTCGTGCATGGCCACCGGGCCGAGCATGCCGAGCGGCTGGCCCGGTACGAGCAACTCCACGAGGCTGCGCGGGCGGCCGGCGGCCAGCCCGACCCGTATGCCATGGCCACGCTCGACTTCGGCCTGGCCTACGAGCGGGCCGTGCTGGCCTGGTTCGACCAGCTCCCGCCGGCGATCCGTGGGGACGGCAGGTAG
- a CDS encoding DUF1918 domain-containing protein, whose product MVSIGDRVLVESEKVGSSTRSGVVTGVEGNLITVRWDSGSVSVFIPSAGCLTVTGKEEPSPTAGA is encoded by the coding sequence ATGGTCAGCATCGGCGACCGCGTGCTCGTCGAGTCGGAGAAGGTCGGCAGCTCCACCCGGAGCGGCGTGGTCACCGGGGTGGAGGGCAACCTGATCACCGTGCGCTGGGACAGCGGCTCGGTGTCGGTGTTCATCCCGAGCGCCGGATGCCTCACCGTCACCGGCAAGGAGGAGCCCAGCCCGACCGCGGGCGCCTGA
- a CDS encoding CehA/McbA family metallohydrolase: MNRASPLSPETRLVHADLHNHTLISDGDGEPGRAFDSMRAAGLDVAAITDHAAIAPEELTAEELTAHPPPDSIDRAAWRRLKQLADQAREDGAFVSLRGFEWSHPWLGHVNVWFSQHYLHPRATASPSVAPLWRWLAEPAPGAPSPRLASLAGFNHPGREVGRFSGFAFDPAVASRLVSFEIFNRDEDYLFEGTDAGWPSPLVECLEAGWRPGLTGVSDEHGTNWGFEPGKGRTGLHVGSLTRSGVHAALLDRRCFATRLAGLRLDAVAGRTPMGGLLAHWRGPVRFQLDVDRGPSWWGRPLLVQVLRPGWPMPVVTESVEVKVPRPDQLPLTFDVRVDAADGSWVVLRVTDPAEPADPRARGEFLAAGDAVAYTSPFYLVPDAPA, encoded by the coding sequence GTGAACCGCGCCTCCCCGCTCTCCCCCGAGACCCGGCTCGTCCACGCCGACCTGCACAACCACACGCTGATCTCCGACGGCGACGGCGAGCCCGGCCGCGCCTTCGACTCCATGCGCGCGGCCGGGCTCGACGTCGCCGCCATCACCGACCACGCCGCGATCGCGCCCGAGGAGCTGACCGCCGAGGAGCTGACCGCCCACCCACCGCCCGACTCGATCGACCGGGCGGCCTGGCGGCGCCTGAAGCAGCTGGCCGACCAGGCCAGGGAGGACGGGGCCTTCGTCTCCCTGCGGGGGTTCGAGTGGTCCCACCCGTGGCTCGGACACGTGAACGTGTGGTTCTCCCAGCACTACCTGCACCCCCGGGCGACGGCGAGCCCGTCTGTCGCGCCCCTGTGGCGCTGGCTTGCCGAGCCTGCACCGGGGGCTCCGTCCCCCAGGCTGGCCAGCCTGGCCGGCTTCAACCACCCCGGGCGGGAGGTGGGCCGCTTTTCCGGCTTCGCGTTCGACCCAGCCGTCGCCTCCCGGCTGGTGTCGTTCGAGATCTTCAACCGCGACGAGGACTACCTGTTCGAGGGCACCGACGCCGGATGGCCGTCTCCCCTGGTCGAATGCCTCGAGGCGGGCTGGCGGCCCGGGCTCACCGGCGTGAGCGACGAGCACGGCACCAACTGGGGCTTCGAGCCGGGCAAGGGCCGCACCGGCCTGCACGTCGGCTCGCTCACCCGTTCTGGGGTGCATGCGGCCCTCCTCGACCGGCGCTGCTTCGCGACCCGGCTCGCGGGGCTCCGCCTCGATGCGGTCGCCGGGCGCACCCCCATGGGCGGCCTGCTCGCCCACTGGCGTGGCCCGGTCCGCTTCCAGCTCGACGTCGACCGCGGCCCGAGCTGGTGGGGTCGGCCGCTGCTGGTCCAGGTCCTCCGCCCGGGCTGGCCCATGCCCGTGGTGACCGAGTCGGTTGAGGTCAAGGTGCCCCGGCCGGACCAGCTGCCGCTCACGTTCGACGTCCGGGTGGACGCCGCGGACGGTTCCTGGGTCGTCCTGCGGGTGACCGACCCGGCCGAGCCCGCCGACCCCAGGGCCAGGGGCGAGTTCCTGGCCGCCGGCGACGCGGTCGCCTACACCAGCCCGTTCTACCTGGTGCCCGACGCCCCGGCCTGA
- a CDS encoding glycosyltransferase family 4 protein, producing the protein MWFMLPGQRPWRELHWLSLMPGAVVTAVGSPRPPEAVGSPRPAEAVGFVHRPYHQPTRRFVEAGALAWLRGLGSIPAPILDGQEWLASLELCGLVTGQASALARRRGQRQAVLVWANDPDTPLYRLPPYRQAVRRARSADLFLCFVEAARDHCVALGLPEERCRVVLPGVDTELFHPPGAPVGEPVAAFVSPLAANKGIDRVLEAFRVVRGRLPEAELRVAGCGPLEGLVRREAARTGSGVRFLGVTGREGVARELRRAAVFVTAPRPTRVWNEQFGLAYVEAMASGLPVVTTACGSNHEAVRPPNERVPDDTEALAEALLGFLADPARRARVGQENRRMVLDRHELRRQCARMGEAFRLAAG; encoded by the coding sequence ATGTGGTTCATGCTCCCGGGACAACGGCCCTGGCGGGAGCTGCACTGGCTGTCGCTGATGCCTGGGGCGGTGGTCACCGCGGTCGGCAGCCCACGGCCTCCCGAGGCGGTCGGCAGCCCGCGGCCGGCCGAGGCGGTCGGCTTCGTGCACCGCCCGTATCACCAGCCGACCAGGCGCTTCGTCGAGGCGGGGGCGCTCGCCTGGCTCCGGGGGCTCGGCTCGATCCCGGCGCCGATCCTCGACGGGCAGGAGTGGCTCGCCTCGCTGGAGCTCTGCGGCCTGGTCACGGGGCAGGCGAGCGCGCTGGCCAGGCGCCGGGGGCAGCGCCAGGCGGTGCTCGTCTGGGCCAACGACCCCGACACGCCCCTGTACCGGCTGCCGCCCTACCGCCAGGCGGTGCGCCGGGCCCGCTCCGCCGACCTGTTCCTCTGCTTCGTCGAGGCCGCCCGCGACCACTGCGTCGCCCTCGGCCTGCCCGAGGAGCGCTGCCGGGTCGTGCTCCCCGGGGTCGATACCGAGTTGTTCCACCCACCCGGGGCGCCGGTGGGCGAGCCGGTCGCCGCCTTCGTCTCCCCACTCGCCGCCAACAAAGGCATCGACCGGGTGCTCGAGGCCTTCCGGGTGGTGCGCGGGAGGCTGCCCGAGGCCGAGCTGCGGGTGGCCGGCTGCGGCCCGCTGGAAGGGCTGGTGCGCCGCGAGGCGGCCCGGACGGGGAGCGGGGTCCGCTTCCTCGGCGTCACCGGCCGCGAGGGGGTCGCCCGGGAGCTGCGGCGGGCGGCGGTGTTCGTCACCGCTCCGCGGCCGACCCGGGTCTGGAACGAGCAGTTCGGACTGGCCTACGTCGAGGCGATGGCCAGCGGCCTCCCGGTCGTCACCACCGCCTGCGGCTCCAACCACGAGGCCGTCCGGCCGCCCAACGAGCGCGTCCCCGACGACACCGAGGCCCTGGCCGAGGCGCTGCTCGGGTTCCTGGCCGACCCGGCCAGGCGGGCCCGGGTCGGCCAGGAGAACCGGCGCATGGTGCTCGACCGGCACGAGCTGCGCCGCCAGTGCGCACGCATGGGCGAGGCGTTCCGCCTCGCCGCCGGGTAG